A portion of the Clostridium gelidum genome contains these proteins:
- a CDS encoding lysophospholipid acyltransferase family protein, which translates to MLSPIAITIIKMLPEGLVVKVAKKIVTNYLKTYANITISGMDNIDKAKKPIIFVGNHLSNADGLVLSKILKEKSDPYFVMGIKLSDNRITQLGAKIVKHIPIKPNSADKDAITKVVKTLKSGENIVIFPEGTRSRTGAMIEGKKGVLMFARMAKADIIPIGMAGTDKLLPISEKGDMGSETWQHADVTVNIGEKIVFPIKEKDEDKHEYDDKCMEILMKSVANLLPEKYRGVYK; encoded by the coding sequence ATGTTATCACCAATTGCAATAACAATTATAAAAATGTTGCCAGAAGGATTAGTTGTAAAAGTAGCTAAAAAAATAGTTACTAATTATCTTAAGACGTATGCAAACATAACAATTAGTGGCATGGATAATATAGATAAGGCTAAAAAACCAATAATATTTGTAGGTAATCACTTAAGTAATGCAGATGGATTGGTTTTATCAAAAATATTAAAAGAAAAAAGTGATCCCTATTTTGTAATGGGAATAAAATTATCGGATAATAGAATAACACAATTAGGAGCTAAAATAGTTAAGCATATACCAATTAAGCCTAATTCAGCTGATAAAGATGCTATTACAAAGGTTGTTAAAACCTTAAAAAGTGGTGAAAATATTGTAATATTTCCAGAGGGTACTAGAAGTAGAACGGGTGCAATGATTGAAGGTAAAAAAGGGGTATTAATGTTTGCTAGAATGGCAAAAGCAGATATAATCCCAATAGGTATGGCAGGAACTGATAAATTATTGCCTATAAGTGAAAAGGGAGATATGGGATCAGAAACATGGCAGCATGCAGATGTTACTGTAAATATAGGCGAAAAAATTGTATTTCCTATAAAAGAAAAAGATGAGGATAAGCATGAATATGATGATAAATGTATGGAAATATTAATGAAAAGTGTAGCAAATCTTTTGCCTGAAAAGTATAGGGGAGTATATAAGTAA
- the nth gene encoding endonuclease III, whose protein sequence is MKVRTKKIVDILKETYPDAKCELNHETPLQLLVATILSAQTTDKKVNEVTKDLFRDYPDLDAFLTLKSDELEERIKQIGLYRNKSKNLILMFRQLKEKFNGEVPKTMEELMSLAGAGRKTANVVLSNAFNVQSIAVDTHVFRVSNRLELAKSENVLDVEMQLRGELPKKEWTLMHHLLIFHGRRCCIARNPKCGECPLSQLCRYENKIKLK, encoded by the coding sequence ATGAAAGTAAGAACAAAAAAAATTGTAGATATTTTGAAAGAAACATATCCTGATGCAAAATGTGAATTAAATCACGAGACACCACTTCAATTACTTGTAGCTACAATATTATCAGCTCAAACAACAGACAAGAAAGTAAATGAAGTTACAAAAGATTTATTTAGAGATTATCCAGATTTAGATGCTTTTTTGACATTGAAAAGTGATGAACTTGAAGAAAGAATAAAGCAAATTGGATTATATAGAAATAAATCTAAAAATTTAATACTCATGTTTAGGCAGCTCAAAGAAAAATTTAATGGAGAAGTTCCAAAGACTATGGAAGAGCTAATGTCACTTGCTGGAGCAGGTAGAAAAACAGCGAATGTTGTTTTATCTAATGCATTTAATGTGCAATCAATAGCTGTAGACACTCATGTGTTTAGAGTTTCCAATAGATTAGAACTTGCAAAATCAGAAAATGTTTTAGACGTAGAGATGCAATTACGAGGAGAATTACCTAAGAAAGAGTGGACACTTATGCACCATCTTTTAATATTTCATGGGAGAAGATGTTGCATAGCTAGAAATCCCAAATGCGGGGAATGTCCTTTAAGTCAGTTATGTAGATATGAAAATAAGATTAAATTAAAGTAG
- a CDS encoding D-alanine--D-alanine ligase, with the protein MKIGVIMGGISSEREISLKSGNSIIENIDKKKYEVVQVVIDKKEDIITKTKGIDFALLALHGQFGEDGNVQAVLQTLGIPYSGCGPLSSAMCMDKDVSKSILIAAGIRTAPWINLRKNENIDFNEINKIGYPVVVKPTHGGSSVATFIVKEEKDIEDCVAEAFKWDNEVMIEKFIKGDEITCPIYGDKMLPVIAIKPKSEFFDFASKYQDGGAEEIVVQLEKKLHEEVEKLALETYKALKCEVYSRVDMIVTEQGIPYILEVNTLPGMTKNSLIPKSAAALNIVFSKLIDMIIEDSMKISR; encoded by the coding sequence ATGAAAATTGGAGTTATAATGGGTGGTATTTCATCAGAAAGAGAAATATCATTAAAAAGTGGAAATTCTATAATTGAGAATATAGATAAGAAGAAGTATGAAGTGGTACAAGTTGTGATAGATAAAAAAGAAGATATAATAACTAAAACTAAAGGAATTGATTTTGCACTTTTAGCATTACATGGTCAATTTGGGGAAGATGGAAATGTTCAAGCAGTACTTCAAACACTCGGAATACCATACTCTGGTTGTGGACCTTTAAGCAGTGCTATGTGTATGGACAAAGATGTATCCAAATCTATTTTAATTGCTGCTGGAATCAGAACTGCACCTTGGATTAATTTAAGAAAAAATGAGAATATAGATTTTAATGAAATAAATAAAATTGGATATCCCGTTGTAGTTAAGCCAACTCATGGTGGATCAAGTGTAGCTACGTTCATTGTAAAAGAAGAAAAAGACATTGAAGACTGTGTAGCAGAGGCTTTCAAATGGGACAATGAAGTTATGATAGAAAAGTTTATAAAAGGTGATGAAATAACATGTCCTATTTATGGAGATAAAATGTTGCCAGTAATTGCTATAAAACCAAAATCAGAATTTTTTGACTTTGCTTCAAAATATCAAGATGGTGGAGCAGAAGAGATTGTAGTACAATTAGAAAAAAAATTGCATGAAGAAGTAGAAAAGTTGGCATTAGAAACCTATAAAGCACTAAAATGTGAAGTATATTCTAGAGTTGACATGATAGTTACAGAGCAAGGAATACCTTATATCTTAGAAGTAAACACACTTCCAGGTATGACTAAAAATAGTTTAATTCCTAAAAGTGCAGCAGCTTTAAATATAGTTTTTTCAAAGCTAATAGATATGATAATAGAAGACTCAATGAAAATAAGTAGATAA